Genomic window (Leptotrichia sp. oral taxon 212):
AAAAAAAAGCTGAAGAGAGGGTTTGAAACAAAGAAGGATGCAATAGCTTATGAGAGGAATTTCACGGTTAAAATGTCGGGTTCTCTCAATATGTTATTTGAAGATTATTTTGAACTGTATAAATCCGATGTGATTGGAACTGTAAGGCTTAATACTTGGATGACAAAGGAGCATATGATAAGAACGAAAATACTCCCGTTTTTCACCGGAATGAAAGTCAGCGAGATAAAGCCTGTAGTCGTTAAGAAATGACATAATGTACTTTTGAATATTGAAAATGCGGAAGGAGAAGTGTACAAGCCAACTTACCTGAAATCGATCCATGCACAACTTAGCTGTATGTTCAACCATGCCGTTAAGTATTACGGACTAAGACAAAATCCTTGTAAGGTTACAGGCAGAATCGGAAAGCAAAAGAGTGATGAGGAAGTGGAATTCTGGACTAAAGATGAATATCTGCAATTTATTGAAGCTGTTAAAGATAAGGATATTTCATTTTATGCTTTTGAAATTCTTTATTGGACAGGGATTCGTTTAGGAGAACTCAGAGCATTGACAAAAGGGGATTTTGACTTTGATAAAAAGACAATGCGAATCTGTAAATCAGCACAGAGAATTAACGGAGAAGAAGTTATAACAGACCCGAAAACCCCTAAAAGCAAGAGAACAATAATGCTTCCTGATTTCTTAATCAGAGAGCTTCAGGATTACTTCCTTAAAATCGAATACTTTTCAGAGAATGAGCAGATTTTCCCTAAATGTAAAACCTATTTCAATAAGGAAATGGAAAGAGGAATAAAAAAGTCGGGAGTTAAAAAAAAATCAAGCTTCATGCACTAAGACACAGTCATATATCGCTGCTTATAGAAATGGGATTCACACCTGTAGATATTGCGGCGAGAACAGGTCATGAAAGTATTAAGGTTTTGATGGATTACAGTCATATGTTCCCGAATAAACAGTTGGATATGGCAGATAAGCTTAATAAGGAGGGAGAGTACAGTGAAAGCACC
Coding sequences:
- a CDS encoding Arm DNA-binding domain-containing protein, yielding MPAYKDEKSGKWFVSFYYKDWDGESKKKLKRGFETKKDAIAYERNFTVKMSGSLNMLFEDYFELYKSDVIGTVRLNTWMTKEHMIRTKILPFFTGMKVSEIKPVVVKK
- a CDS encoding site-specific integrase: MYKPTYLKSIHAQLSCMFNHAVKYYGLRQNPCKVTGRIGKQKSDEEVEFWTKDEYLQFIEAVKDKDISFYAFEILYWTGIRLGELRALTKGDFDFDKKTMRICKSAQRINGEEVITDPKTPKSKRTIMLPDFLIRELQDYFLKIEYFSENEQIFPKCKTYFNKEMERGIKKSGVKKKSSFMH